The Ranitomeya variabilis isolate aRanVar5 chromosome 7, aRanVar5.hap1, whole genome shotgun sequence DNA window GGGGGGCCCATATGGGTGACATCGTGGTCCAAGGACAATAGGACTCCCGGGTGGGATCCTCGTCCAACcagagggagttgttggcaatagaAATTATCAGTTAAAAGCTCCTCGTGTATCTACAAGGTCACCATGTCAAGATTCTTTCGCGCAACCAAGTGGCGGTAGCCTATGTCAACCACCAAGGTGGAACACGTTCAGAGGCTCTGATGCAAGTAACAGATCGCCTATTTCAAACAGCCGAAAGACATTTTCAATCTTTCACAGCGCTTCATATCAGAGGAAAGGACTTTCTAAGCTGCAATACCCTAAAACAGGGAGAGTGGTCTTTGAACAGGGACATCTTCAACCAGATTGTCCGCAAATGGGGTCAACCGGaggtagacctctttgccaacaGGAGAAACAGATAAGTAAGGAAATTCTGttctctaaatcccagggagaatcctctggtagtGGACGCATTCCTAACAAAATGGGACTTCTCCCAGGCCTACGCATTCCCACCATTAACTCTGTTACCTCTAGTGGTAAGAAAAATCAGGGAAGACCAAGCAAGGGTCATACTAACCGTCCTATTTTGGCCCAGGAGGACCTGGTTCGTAAGGCTCAAGACTATGTAGGTAtgcgatccctgggtacttccagaccTTCGGGATCTGCTCTGCCAGGGGCCTATCAACCATCCACAAGTGACGGGACTTCATTTAACGGCGTGAAGTCTGAAAGGTCATTGTTGACAAATAGAGGTTTATCCCCGAATTTAGAGGACACCCTTCTGAAAAGTAGAAAACAAATCACAGCAAAAATCTGCTTTAGAACCTGGAAATGATTCCTAGCCTCTTCTGAGTTTAGTGTTGAAGACTGGGTACTGGTGCGACAGATCTTTGAATTCCTCTGAAGGGTTTGGAATTAGGCCCTTCCACGAGTACACTATAAAAGTGCAGGTCTCAGCCCTGTGGGCCTTATTTTCCTGTAATATTGCCAATATCTATTGGATTTCTAGATTTATTAAGCTCACTGGGAGAGCTAGGCCCATACACAAGAATAGAAGCATGccgtgggatctcaacctagtccttccAGCTTTGACAGAGGCACCCATTGAACCCTGGAGTCAGCCTTGATTTAAGATGCTATCCCTTAAAACAGTATTCTGATAgtaataacatctgctcgtagagtaggGGATATTCAGGCACCTTTCCAGACTTCCCCATTATACAGAGTTCTTGCAGGACAGGGTAGTCCTAAGGCTGGACCCAGCTTACTTACCCAAAGTATTATTCCACTttcacaggtcacaagagataatCCTACCCTCTTTTCTCCCTAacccttctaaccctaaagaagaGAAGCTTCATTCGTTAGACGTTAGAAGAGGCCTACTACAATATATCTCGGCTACTAATCCTTGGAAAAAGGATAATGCATTATTTTTGTCCTTCCAAGGTTCTAGAAAAGGGCTTAGAGTATCAAAATGCACACTAGACAAATGgaatagggaggctatctctctctaGCTTTTACAGCAGAtgggggtccggctccgcagaatctgagggtgcATTCCACGCGGGGCATGGCAtcgtcctgggcagaaagatctggagtgtcaatcaaccagatatgtaaggcgaccACATGGTCATCTTCTACCTTTATTAAGTTGGACTTAGTTGGACTATCAGTTGGACTTAGGgagctcctcagatctcaccttcgggttaagggtactgcagtctatagtccctccctaaggtagcttacatctctgtaattctctcgtggtgctgtcatgggagtccgaataaagcattaagctacttactggtagcagcatttttcggaggcccatgacagcacccttagttccctccctttcatGTGGCGGCTGCACTCCCTTTTATAAGGTTTCACGTGTGTTAATAAAAATCACAGTTAGAatgatatattttgtatatatttgttatatatttGTGCCATTAACCATGGTAGTCTTCTCaatctctgaaatacaactgatgcgtgggagaggtgccgcccttttgtatctgtaggtttcctgttcctgaagggcggatcccctctctcgtggtgctgtcatgggcctccgaaaaatgctgctactggtaagtagcttaatgctttttcagTAGTCTCATAGATAATGGCTCGACCTCTGCTCCATGTAGATGGGGCTCATCATAACCCTCTCCTTAGAATCACTGCAGCTCCTGATGGTCGAACTCTTCAGCGTTCAGTAACCTATTCCCTAACCTaagggaaaacttttttttttattattattatgtaatttTTATTAAGTTTTGTAACTTTATCGATTTATGCACAAAGTATTCACATATTATGGAGGAAAATTAAAGGTCGGTGGAAGTAGAGTACATTGAAACGTCACTAATGGGCCTTATTTCCCTCTAGTGGCCCCTAAACATATTGcatgataaaacaaaaataaaagattGAAGTTCTAATCAATCTTCATATGTTAATTACACACGAtgccatattaaccccttaacggtcaggggtatttcagtttttcaatttccgTTTTTTGCTtcgcttcttcccagagccataacttttttatttttcagtcaatatggccatgtgagggcttgttttttgcgggacgagttgtacttttgaacaactccaTTGATTTTTacatatcatgtactgaaaaacaggatgaaaattccaattgcggtgaaattgtaaaaaaaagtgcaattgcagttttgtttttttttactttgttcactaaatgctaaaactgacctgccattttgattctccaggtcattacgagttcatagacaccaaacatgtctaggttctttgttgtttaagtggtgaaaaaaatatccagaattggtttaaaaaaaaaagcgcctttttctgagacctgtagtgtttccattttttgtgatcttgggttgggtgagggcttattttttgcacaccgaggtgacgtttttattgacaccattttggtatagatacaatcttttgatcgcctattattgcattgaatttcaatGTAGCGATgacaccaaaaaatgtaattctgtcattttgaatttttttctcgttatgccaccTGCACAGTAGAAGCTCTCTGAGATCaccgagagctgctactgtgcaggcgctggggggcgccatcttggaggaggaatttttatttattttttcctctccAGCAAGACGGTGATGACTGCGCATGTGCAGTTGTAGCTATCAGATCACAGCTATATACTCCGATAGCAGCTACTGCGCAGGCTCTGCGGGAGCCTTtttcagtgtatgtatgtgtgtgtatgtgtgtgtgtgtatatatatatatatatatatatatatatatatatatatatatatatatatatatatatatatatatatatatatatatataaattttgtaCTTGCTCAATATCAAGAATAGTTGTTACTAGGACACTAAacatgcaatcatgctgcagcgcagtttcacagctggcgcctgcctgcagaagtttttttttttttttattcttttttttttcttcagtatgtatagATAttgattatgcaaactagggggccggTCAGTCAGGGATCCGTGACCCGTCAGCAGacttcattatgaatacctaatcagagcaccacaggctgccctggagcacgagcatatcattaactaaaaacttcaaataaagattaaacaacaaccacaagacagatttcatcagacAAGGTATCATTGTAGTCAGgaaaacggcaccgacctgacactgtctgtaggttactgtgcacaatcctgacaGGTTCCCCCAGAggcaccttaaggccatgtgcacacgtaggttcgggtccctgcgggttctcccgcagcggatttgataaatctgcagggcaaaaccgctgcggttatccctgcagatttatcacgttttgtcttgcggtttccgctgcgggtttactactatactattgatgctgcatatgcagcaatatgcagcatcaatagtaatgttaaaaataataaaacatggttatatactcaccctctgacgtcccgatctcctcggcgctgcccgtccggttccaaagatgctgtgcgagaaggaccttcgtgacgtcacggtcatgtgaccgcggcgtcatcacggtcatgtgaccgcgacgtcaccgcaggtcctgctcgcacagcaaccctgcgaccggacggcctcgtgcagcgctgagaggtgagtatatcattattttttatttttattctttattttttacactaatatggttcccagggcctggaggagagtctcctctcctccaccccgggtaccatctgcacattatccgcttacttcccgcatcgtgggcacagccccatgcgggaagttagcggatcaatgcattcccatgggtgcagaatcgcagcgattctgcacaaagaagtgacatgctgcgggttgtaaaccgctgcgtttctgcgcggtttttcccgcagcatgtgcactgcggattgcggtttccatagggtttacatgttaatgtagacgcaatggaaactgctgcggacccgcagctgcagaaacgctgtgggtccgcggtaaaacccgcaaagtgtgaacatggccttacagggaGAGTCTCAAAATGCTAAATTAGGTTAGGAAGGAGGGACATACTAACTGAGGCTACATGACCAATTAGTGAGTGTAAGGGTGTGTTTTCACGGTCcggattggcagcgctttggaagcagctccgtccaaagcgctgccgacttttgtacgtgctgtgattccgcatgtgttcattgaaccatgcggaatcaccgcatcctatacataggactgtgatatttatcttgcggagactgagcgtctccacaagataaatagacatgctgcggtttagaaagacgcaccacatgtccggttacgcagggaagCCGCGGGTGTCCCTGTGCACATAGTGGAGAAGGGATttaataaaatcccatccactatgctgtaacatctggccgctgcggcagTAGGCAGCAAATACGCCACATGCAAATATACCCTAAGGGGGCATCCATTTGGTCAGTAATTTCTGCAGTTCTCTAAAGAGGGATGGAAAATTGTTGTTATACAGGTTATTATAGGAAGAGGATGCATTTACTCCTAAAAATTTTAGTGGCCTCAGTCTTCCACCTAAATTTATAATTTGTTATTAATTGCTCTAAAGTGTTAGGATTGATAttcaaaagtaataataataattaataatttttatgtatatagcgccaacatattccgcagcactttacaattaagcggggacatgtacagacaataaattcagtacaaggtaagacaatttaaacagtgacattaggagtgaggtccctgctcgcaagcttacaatctacaaggaaatggggggacacaataggtgaaaagtgcttgttatttcaggtctggcaattataataaatagggattttcatataaagctgcatgatccggtcatcagcccgtgtgtttaagtgcaatagtcaagtatcaagtgcagttatcgtgtgcgtggagggtgtggagacagatgaatagtagggtgcagattcacatGCAGATAATATTTGGAGGCAGGGAATaggacaaagttagtttactgaatagttgatgtggtaggcttgtttgaagagatgggtttttaaagcgcgcttgaataggtcggggctcggtatcagtctgatcgtctggggaagtgcattccagagagctggggcagcacgagagaagtcttggagacggaggtgcgaggttcggattatggggggatgttagtcttgggtcgtttgtagaacggagggcacgtgtagggcggtagacggagatgagagaggagatataaggcagtgcagaactgtggagagctttgtgggtgagagagatgagtttatactggaccctgtagcgaatgggtagccaatgtaatgactggcacaagatggaggcatcggtgaagcggctggacagaaatatgaccctggctgccgcattcaagatggactggagaggagaaagtttggaaagagggagaccgatcagaagagagttgcagtagtccagacgagagtgaataagagcgacagtaagagtcttagcagtttcaaaggtgagaaaaggtcggattctggagatgtttttaaggtgCAGGTGACAAgatcgagtgagtgatcggatatagggagtaaaggaaagttcggtgtcgaatatgaccccaagacagcgggcatgctgcttgggagttatggttgaaccctccagggtaatttcgatgttgggtagagtgaggttagtagaagggagaaacacaagcagTTCAGTTTTGGagcgatttagtttcagatagagggaggacatgatgttagagacagcagacagacaatccttggtattttgaattagagtgggggtgatgtcaggggaagaagtgtataattgggtgtcatcagcatagagatggtactggaacccaaatctgctgattgtttgtccaataggggcagtgtatagagagaaaaggagggggcccaggactgagccttgtggaaccccgatagtaaggggacggggagaggaagaggagccggcaaaagatacagtgaaggagcggtcagagaggtaggaagagaaccaggagagggctgtgtccttgaggcctatggagcggagcatagtgagaaggagctggtgatccacagtatcaaatgcgtcagatagatccaggagaatcagcagagagcaatgacctttggatttagctgttattagatcattagagactttagtgagggcagtttcagtggagtgtacggagcggaaaccagattgtaaggggtcgagaagagcgttatccgagagatagcggattagacgggaatggaccaagcattccaggagtttagagacgaaggaaaggttagagacaggtctgtagttagccatgcagttctggtccagggatggcttttttaagtaaaggggtaatgatggcatgtttaaatgaggagggaaagatacctgaagaaagagagaggttaaatattttagtcaggtgagtgttgaccactggtgagagagactgcaggagaggtgaaggaatggggtcactattgcaggttgtaggccgagcagaagtgaggagcttggaaacttcttctgaaacagactcaaagatgtctaatgagcttgaggtgcggctgggaaggggatccaggcactgaggagattgggctgagatatcctgatggatgtgattgatttttttctaggaaataagtggccagatcctcaccactgagattggagatggggggcctgtactttaggtttcaggagggagtttaaggtttcaaaaagtcgttttgggttgttggatagtgaggtgatgagggtggagaagtaggattgtttggccagagaaagggcagagttataggttttgagcatgaacttatagtggatgaagtctgctaagagagattttctccactgcctctctgcacaccttgagcaacgctgaagaaagcgtgtttgcatagtgtgccagggctgccgttgtctgtgtcgggtctttctgggtgtagaaggtgctgcttcatccagcgcattcttcagtgtaatattgaagtgtgacaatgctaagtctggacaggagatggaggagatgggggctaaagatgtgtggaggttgtccataagctgctgggtattaatggtacgtgtattccgataagtgtggtaagtgggggtgtcctgggtgaggagacaattcttgacagagaaggatagaaggttgtggtccgagaacgGGAGagtggagttagtaaagtcgtgcagcgatccggaacgggagaaaaccaggtccagagtattcccgtcctcatgcttaggagaattagtaaactgtgagaggttgaatgaagaagttagagagagaagttgagaggcagattgggagaggggatcattgatggggatgttagtctcccatgatgagggtggggatgtcacaggatagaaagtgagtaagccaggtggcaaagtggtctagaaacaggcgggaggagcctggagggcgataaacaaccgccacccgcaaggagaagggcttaaagagtctgactgcgtggacttcaaaggaaggaaatgtaagtgagggaactggggggatgacctggaaagcacattgtgatgaaaggagtaaaccaacacctccaccctgtctgttctcaggtctggtggtatgtgaaaatttcagcccaccaaatgagagagcatctGTTTTTAGGGCATCTATTTTATACCCCAATAAGTGACCATATTcccttagaaaaatatttagaattgagagtcctcagtggttgataccttttaatggctaactgaaaagatggtaacaaattgcaagctttcgagactacatacttctcttcatcaggcaaagactaaaacaaattctgaagaatcacatattttctcttcgccacgacagcacccacttgagagaggggatccgcccctaggaacaggaaaccctatggagagataaaaggggcggtccccctcgctcccacagttggtttcctgttcctacgggagacccttggagagaagaggatgcccagcctggatgccgcttgcgcagtttacctttatgggacggcaagggctccagaagctggaagcagcgtcgggggtcctatggcagcttcccccctctgctggcaggtactgtgaggccaggtccggggagtcgcctggctcatggAGATCCACCCAGCAGACCTGCAAGGACCAAATCGCTGGGGTAAGGAGATCCTGCGGCGCCATCCCTcatggtgcgcaggcagcgtgggtccggtaTACTATCCCCCGGAAGCAGATCGTAACTTCCGGGGTGAAACAGGAGgaggacggcgcctgcgctgatgcTGGTGGGAGCGCAGGCGCGTACTGAATAgccgcgacccggatgtagcggtcacttccgggtgcggcaggaagaagatggcggcccccattagaaaaggacgccggcactgatcctccggcgtccatcatggcatctccacaGGACCCGGCGATGGCTTCATCCGAAGTCACCGCTATTGCGCCTAGTAGCCGAACAAGCAGCAGTCGCAGATCATCTTCTTCCAAAAGCGCCAGAGATAAGAAATCAGGCCGGTCggttccatctgtgcctccgtctcctcctcatcagccggtattgtaacaacaacctcactgggtgagtgtgtgtgtgtaccctCTTAGGCTGATTACActccccctctttgtctatattccttaggcaaaaagaacggggaaaaccaaacacatacaatgtgctttatgctctcagccgctccccgataattatttaaagaagctgtgccagtcttgcatcgaatccaccttacgtgaggagtcttcagtaaggtcggaagatataaggagtatgattagggaagaattacaggccttccgaagctcggaaaaaattcccgagggtagaaaaaaatataattccccCAGGTCTGAGCAGTCCTCTGAGACTGAAGATAAAGATTCGGATGGGTCCCAAAggatcatttcctcagatgatgagcgggatacatgctttcccacagacagtatcgataatttagtaagatcagtttgtaacaccatgggtattgaagacacaaaaatccctaaaacaccacaggacgtgatgtttgcaggcctgtcagagaggaaaaaaccttctttccctgtaattccagcaattaaaaatgtagtaaaaaaggagtgggaaagccagggacaaagaggattgccgtcttcgtcaaaaagacgctatccctttaatgacgaagatttctctatatggttaaaagccccgaaggtagatgcagcagtggcttccacttctaaaaaaatctttgctacccgtagaagattccggctccttgcaagacccgctggaccggaaagcggataccctcttaaaaagagcatgggaatcctgtactggagccttcaggccggctatatcagccacatgcactgccaggtccatgttggtctggttaaatgatttagaagaaggattaaagagcggcctttcccgagatagaTCTCTTCCATACCGTTAATTagaggagctacagcctttttggcggattcctcagctgattccatatggctagctgccaaatcggcaggtctgactaacgcggctcgtcgagccttatggctaaaggggtggaaaggagatccccaaacgaagtctaaattatgtggtcttccatgccagggtgagtacctatttggtactaggttagacgaaatactaactaaagcgggtgagaggaaaaaggggttccccaataacacttatctcccatcctacaggagagcgttccgTAAGCCCACGTTTAATAGaagaaaggactataaaaaccaagaccgctgggctaataaagactttaaGCAGAAAGGAGCGTTTTTCGGAAAacgtccattcaaacctgaggataaaacccgttaggacagatctacccgttggtggtaggttgtctttcttcacttcacaatggctgacaatgacttccaatccatgggcaactagccttatatctacgggtcTTAAATTaagatttgcccgagtccctccggactcattcttattgacttccttaaagtctcattcacaacaagaggccttggaacaggaaataataaatctcctgtccaaaggggtactagtggaagtcccttctcatcaaaaaggaaggggtttttattcccctctatttttgattccaaaaccagacggatcatttagaacaataattaacctgaaaagactaaacgtcttcttagaaaaccaaacctttaaaatggagtctatacgatcaactataaagctcctgtttccccattgctttatggcagtacttgaccttaaagatgcgtattaccatctaccaatcttcattgaacatcagcaatatctacgggtggcagttataatggaaggtcagataaggcattatcaatatacagcaatgccctttggactgtcgatagctccgagagtcttcacaaaattaatgtcagaagtaatgtcatatttgagattaaaagacactcttgtaataccatatttagatgaccttcttATAGTGGGCAACTCTCTTTCCCAATGCCATCAACGAGTACTTGATACAATTTCGTCCCtacaggaattggggtggttagtaaactgggagaaatccaggttgtcccccacaactcgacaaacattcctagggcttattctagattctacaaatcaaaggtgctttcttcccgactctaaacaattagcaattataaacaaggtacaatcggtgattaataaacccctaatttccctaagagaagggatgtcccttcttggttcctttacatcatgtatcccggctgtcccatgggcccaattccatagtagaaaattacaatATAAAATTCTACAGGAAGAGGAGAGGTTACAAGGCCAATTGGATAGTCGGTTATCTTTACCATCTGACGTGGTAgattctcttacctggtggttagaccagagtcattttaccagtggggttccctgggtggttaaaccttcaaaaacactctttaccgatgccagtcctagtggttggggagcacacttaggagatcaaatagttcaaggtctgtggtctccTAGAGAATCGAATGATTCTTCTAATcaaaaagaactgaaggctatctttcatgccatatgtaaatttcttccgcagttacacggaacgcatacaagaatcttttcagacaacatgacagcggtggcatacataaaccaccaagggggaacaagatcagaagctctcatgtgtatagccggcgacattctatccatagcagaggagcacctcctatccttatcagcactgcatgtaagaggagtcgacaatccaaaagcggatttcctcagccgccacactctccgccaaggagagtgggttctcagccgtcgtatctttttaatgataatcaaaaaatggggtactcccgagatagacctttttgcgacgagacacaacagacaagtcaaaaggttcgcttcattgttccgatccgacaatccagatatcttcgatgctctgcaagtcccatggacattccagaaagcatatgcctttcccccactaatacttcttccaacggtgatcaggaagataagggaggacagagcaaatgtgatcttaatagctccattttggcccaagaggccatggttctcctggctgagaattatgtcaatttcagacccgtggatccttccggaggatcaggatctgctctcccaaggccccttcaaccaccctcaggtgaagggtctgcggttgactGCTTGGCATTTGAGAGGCGGCTGCTAAAAATGAGaggattttctaacaaagtaattgacactctgctactaagtaggaaaaaatctaccacatccatttatgtgagagtgtggaaaaagttcttaaacctctacccaacagcactatcaaacGAGATTCAGATCCCTATGgtcctagaatttcttcaaaaagggcgcgatttaggtctggcagtcagtaccttaaaagtacacatttctgcgcttggtgctttatatggtcacgatattgcaggtgacaggtgggtagccaggtttatcgcagcttgccaaaggtcagagacagtccaaattccccatgtaccaccttgggatgttaatttagtccttgaagctctaacagaccacccctttgagccactacattcagctcacataaaacatgtttccatcaagacagctcttcttgttgctttggtatcagctagaagagtaagcgacatacaggcactgtcaatagatccaccgtttatgtctatatttccagacagaattgtcctaaaaacagacccttcctacttacccaaagtatgcactaaatttcatagatcacaagaaatttttcttccctccttctatgataaccctacgaatcaggaagaacaaaaataccatacattagatgtgaggagggccatattagcctatttagatagaactagcgcctggaggaagagcagggctctctttatttccttccagggccatagg harbors:
- the LOC143785777 gene encoding uncharacterized protein LOC143785777 gives rise to the protein MASPQDPAMASSEVTAIAPSSRTSSSRRSSSSKSARDKKSGRSVPSVPPSPPHQPAKRTGKTKHIQCALCSQPLPDNYLKKLCQSCIESTLREESSVRSEDIRSMIREELQAFRSSEKIPEGRKKYNSPRSEQSSETEDKDSDGSQRIISSDDERDTCFPTDSIDNLVRSVCNTMGIEDTKIPKTPQDVMFAGLSERKKPSFPVIPAIKNVVKKEWESQGQRGLPSSSKRRYPFNDEDFSIWLKAPKVDAAVASTSKKIFATRRRFRLLARPAGPESGYPLKKSMGILYWSLQAGYISHMHCQVHVGLVK